Genomic DNA from Methylocystis sp. MJC1:
GATCGCGCGGCATTATTTCGGCCGCGAGATTTATTTTGCCTCCGCGGGGATCAAGCGCGGCGAGCCGGACCTTTTCGCCACGGCGGCGATGGACGAGATCGGCGTCGATATGAGCCGCCATAAGCCGCATACTTTCGAGGATCTGGAAGACTCGAACTTCGACCTCATCGTCACGCTTTCCCCCGAAGCGCATCACAAGGCTTTGGAGTTCACGCGCGCCATGGCGGTCGACGTCGTCTATTGGCCGACGCCCGACGCCACGGCGACGCAGGGATCGCGGGAGGCGATCCTGTCAGCCTATCGCGACGTACGCGATAGGCTGACGGCGCGGATCAAGGAGCTGCTGGGACGGGGACCAACGGGCGCTTAGGGCAACCACCGTGAGGCGCGACCGGAATCTTAGGGTTGCAATGGGCAATGTCGGCGCTGCCCTGGATCCCCGATCAGGCCTTTGGCCTGTCGGGGATGACACGCGGCATCAGCGTGCCTTTACTTGATCTATTGAAGAGAGCGCTGTGGGCGTCTGTCATTCCCGGCGCGCGGAGCGCGACCGGGAATCCAGGGGCCACAATAGCGACCTCGGTGCTGCTCTCGAGTCCAGCCGGCCTGTTCGGATGACAGGGGCGGCCGCCCTCATTTAACCCAGCCGAAGAGGGCGGCGATCAGAACCCATTGGCAGGCCCAGCCGATCAGAAACATGGGCGCGCGCGCCCAAGGCAGGCCGATAACGTAGATCAGGTAATGGGCGATGCGGACGGCGAAATAGACCGCCGCCGCCGCCGCCGAGGCGGATGTCGTATGGCCGGTTATTTGAATGGCGGTCGCGAGCAGGCCGAAGACGGCGAGATTCTCGACGGCGTTGCCGTGGGCGCGGATCGAGCGCTGCGCCCAGGGCGCTTGTGTGGGCGCATCATGCAGCGGATCGCGGAAGCCGCCGACGAGGCCCATTTCGAGCAGGCGCTGCGCCACATGCGGCGCCCAGAGCAAGGATGTGAAAGCCGCTGTCAGAACGGCATAGTAAAATTCGGGGGTCATTGCGTTGGTCATCGTCTTCTCCTTCGAGACGTCAATGCCGCGACGCTAACGACAGTATAGATCGCTGTGAAGAACGCAGTAATATCGCCACTAGGCAGGAATGCCGCC
This window encodes:
- a CDS encoding low molecular weight phosphatase family protein codes for the protein MARPQSVLFACTLNTVRSPMAEAIARHYFGREIYFASAGIKRGEPDLFATAAMDEIGVDMSRHKPHTFEDLEDSNFDLIVTLSPEAHHKALEFTRAMAVDVVYWPTPDATATQGSREAILSAYRDVRDRLTARIKELLGRGPTGA
- a CDS encoding MAPEG family protein, with amino-acid sequence MTNAMTPEFYYAVLTAAFTSLLWAPHVAQRLLEMGLVGGFRDPLHDAPTQAPWAQRSIRAHGNAVENLAVFGLLATAIQITGHTTSASAAAAAVYFAVRIAHYLIYVIGLPWARAPMFLIGWACQWVLIAALFGWVK